A single region of the Hoeflea prorocentri genome encodes:
- a CDS encoding (2Fe-2S)-binding protein — protein sequence MIACHCNIITESEIEQVIVEMLNEERWQLIVPAKVYHAMEKRGKCCRCFPNVVDIIIRTSEAFHLRFDSSAVDMVSYRAKLIELRNHYAGDLHERQQKGNRAA from the coding sequence ATGATCGCTTGTCATTGCAATATCATCACCGAAAGCGAGATCGAGCAGGTCATCGTTGAGATGCTCAATGAGGAGCGGTGGCAGCTTATCGTGCCGGCCAAGGTCTATCATGCGATGGAAAAACGGGGCAAATGCTGCCGCTGTTTTCCGAATGTGGTGGATATCATCATTCGCACCAGCGAAGCCTTCCATCTCCGCTTTGACTCTTCTGCCGTTGATATGGTCTCCTACCGCGCAAAATTGATTGAGTTGCGCAACCACTACGCGGGAGATCTTCATGAAAGGCAACAAAAAGGTAATCGAGCGGCTTAA
- a CDS encoding malonic semialdehyde reductase, translating to MIRDPQEAPTGAQLESLRTEAQQHVRQLRQRLTQLGEDEIRLILSGARSHYAWTDKPVSEETLHRIYDIVKMGATSMNSSPARFIFVCSDKGREKLAKSLKPANVPKMATAPVTVIIAHDLEFWRELPFLFPHEDRRPHFEGKPEHAEETAFRNATLQGAYLMIAARALGLDVGAMSGFSNEIVDREFFTGTTLRSNFLCNLGYADEGALFHKLPRFEFEDVCSFA from the coding sequence ATGATCAGGGATCCGCAGGAAGCGCCAACCGGCGCTCAACTGGAAAGTCTGCGAACCGAGGCTCAGCAGCATGTCAGGCAGCTGCGCCAGCGCCTCACCCAGCTTGGCGAGGACGAAATCCGCTTGATCCTGTCCGGTGCACGCTCGCACTACGCCTGGACGGATAAACCGGTGAGCGAGGAAACGTTGCACCGGATCTATGACATCGTGAAGATGGGCGCGACCAGTATGAACAGCTCGCCTGCGCGGTTCATATTCGTGTGCAGTGACAAGGGGCGGGAAAAACTGGCAAAATCGCTCAAACCGGCAAATGTACCAAAAATGGCCACGGCGCCCGTGACGGTGATCATAGCCCATGACCTCGAGTTCTGGCGGGAGCTGCCCTTCCTCTTTCCCCACGAGGATCGCCGCCCGCATTTTGAGGGCAAGCCGGAACATGCGGAGGAAACGGCCTTCCGCAATGCAACGCTTCAGGGGGCCTATCTGATGATCGCGGCGCGGGCGCTCGGCCTTGATGTCGGCGCCATGTCCGGCTTCTCCAACGAGATTGTCGATCGCGAGTTCTTCACCGGGACCACCCTGCGTTCAAATTTTCTGTGCAACCTCGGATATGCTGACGAGGGAGCCCTGTTTCATAAACTGCCGCGTTTTGAGTTTGAGGATGTGTGCAGTTTCGCCTGA
- a CDS encoding glycosyltransferase family 25 protein encodes MKTYLINLDRSPDRLEWFMRSTKDLNLDVVRIAGVDGSALADRELEDNRRKRRRPGVTLGRADIGCFLSHREAWRRVAEGQDRWAFIAEDDIHFAPGAERFFSSDNWIPVDADIIKAETVFNPTRITIRNNPRAFGHLLRSLLSSHWGAGGYFINAQCAANLVRWTEDVCDLPDNVLFDDSLEFFSRLRIYQIDPAICIQDNLINSTGKVGLGSVRIDANIEEGVTKQPVNTHKKRTVFASLLRVVARPFEHVWRQKKLLIAGQWIKIISFDNQRAG; translated from the coding sequence GTGAAGACCTATCTCATCAATCTCGACCGGTCCCCGGACCGGCTGGAATGGTTCATGCGCTCCACGAAGGACCTTAATCTCGATGTTGTGCGGATTGCCGGCGTTGACGGTTCAGCTCTTGCCGATCGGGAGTTGGAAGACAATAGGCGCAAACGTCGCCGTCCAGGTGTGACACTAGGCCGGGCCGACATTGGCTGCTTCCTCAGCCACCGGGAGGCATGGCGCCGGGTTGCCGAGGGACAAGACCGTTGGGCATTTATTGCCGAAGATGACATCCATTTTGCACCCGGGGCGGAGCGCTTTTTTTCATCGGACAATTGGATCCCTGTCGATGCCGACATAATCAAGGCGGAGACTGTCTTCAATCCGACGCGTATTACCATACGGAATAATCCACGGGCCTTCGGCCACTTACTGAGAAGCCTGCTCTCTTCACATTGGGGTGCCGGCGGCTACTTTATCAATGCACAATGTGCCGCAAACCTGGTGCGATGGACGGAAGATGTCTGTGACCTGCCGGATAATGTACTGTTTGACGACTCGCTGGAGTTCTTTTCACGACTGCGAATCTACCAGATCGATCCGGCTATCTGCATTCAGGATAATCTGATCAACAGTACCGGCAAGGTCGGGCTCGGCAGCGTGCGCATTGACGCCAACATTGAGGAAGGTGTCACGAAACAACCCGTCAATACGCATAAGAAGCGAACCGTATTCGCAAGCCTGCTGCGGGTGGTCGCACGTCCTTTTGAGCACGTTTGGCGTCAGAAAAAGCTCCTGATTGCAGGGCAGTGGATCAAGATCATATCCTTCGACAATCAGCGAGCCGGCTGA
- a CDS encoding outer membrane protein, whose product MSTPAMTADVVVADAPSIVSGESVYDWSGFYVGAGGGYGAVVHELSSPIFGGVTFNGIGGEGFFGEITAGYDFQFSNGVVAGVAASGRYGNIGTSLDVFGLNADLNAEYGFDIVGRLGYTVAPNTLAYVLGGYTWQHFDLSTNFGFGTDWNSGGYVLGLGMEHVLRGKWTLKSEYRYAKYNSQDFFGGGLSVDPSTHTFHTTLNYRFNGGPSGTTASPVNYDWTGIKVGLAAGGGAIVHDTDLFGSIIDFDGFGSEGFLGDINVGYDREIGNGYLIGGVLAARISNMELETTAPGFSNSLQAEYGFDALLRFGKLFNSRTLAYVIGGYTYEHFDYSTSGGGSADWNLGGYTLGTGMEVAFTDRITGYTEYRFSHFGSEDFGTGGLIEIGPSSHTVRVGAKFKLY is encoded by the coding sequence ATGAGCACGCCGGCCATGACGGCCGACGTGGTGGTCGCAGACGCTCCATCCATCGTCTCAGGCGAATCCGTTTACGACTGGAGCGGGTTTTACGTTGGAGCTGGTGGTGGTTACGGTGCGGTCGTGCACGAACTGAGCTCACCAATTTTTGGTGGCGTCACGTTCAACGGCATCGGCGGCGAAGGTTTCTTCGGCGAAATCACTGCCGGTTACGACTTCCAGTTCAGCAACGGCGTTGTCGCCGGGGTGGCGGCTTCCGGCCGGTACGGCAATATCGGCACCTCGCTCGACGTGTTCGGTCTCAATGCCGATCTGAATGCGGAGTACGGTTTCGACATTGTCGGTCGGCTCGGATACACCGTCGCGCCCAACACGCTGGCCTATGTGCTGGGCGGATACACGTGGCAACATTTCGACCTGAGCACAAATTTTGGTTTTGGAACCGACTGGAACTCGGGCGGCTATGTCCTGGGACTGGGCATGGAACACGTGCTCAGAGGCAAATGGACGCTGAAATCGGAATACCGCTACGCAAAATACAACAGCCAGGACTTCTTTGGCGGCGGACTCTCTGTCGATCCGTCGACCCATACATTCCACACGACCCTCAACTACCGCTTCAATGGCGGACCTTCGGGAACGACGGCTTCTCCGGTCAACTATGACTGGACGGGCATCAAGGTGGGTCTCGCAGCCGGCGGTGGTGCGATTGTTCACGACACCGACCTCTTCGGTAGCATTATCGACTTTGACGGTTTCGGCTCCGAAGGCTTCCTTGGTGATATCAATGTCGGCTACGATCGCGAAATCGGCAATGGCTACCTGATTGGTGGCGTGCTGGCCGCTCGCATATCCAATATGGAGCTTGAAACAACGGCTCCCGGTTTCTCCAACAGCCTGCAGGCGGAATATGGCTTCGATGCTCTGCTGCGCTTCGGTAAACTGTTCAACTCCCGTACGCTCGCTTACGTGATCGGCGGTTATACATATGAGCACTTCGACTACAGCACGTCCGGTGGAGGTTCGGCTGACTGGAATCTCGGCGGCTATACGCTGGGTACCGGTATGGAAGTCGCGTTTACCGATCGTATCACCGGCTATACGGAGTACCGTTTCTCGCACTTCGGTTCGGAAGACTTCGGAACCGGTGGGCTTATCGAAATTGGACCGTCCAGCCATACGGTGCGCGTGGGCGCCAAGTTCAAGCTTTACTGA
- the bfr gene encoding bacterioferritin — MKGNKKVIERLNEALFLELGAVNQYWLHYRLLEDWGYTKLAKKEREESIEEMNHADRLVERIIFLEGHPNLQTIAPLRIGQNVKEVLEADLAGEYDARTSYIKSREICREEGDYVTMAIFEELTADEEGHIDFLETQLELLNTIGEEKYGLLNAGSADEAD; from the coding sequence ATGAAAGGCAACAAAAAGGTAATCGAGCGGCTTAACGAAGCGCTGTTCCTTGAACTGGGCGCCGTTAATCAATACTGGCTGCATTACCGCCTTTTGGAAGACTGGGGCTACACAAAGCTTGCAAAGAAGGAAAGGGAGGAGTCCATCGAGGAGATGAACCATGCCGACCGGCTGGTCGAGCGTATCATCTTCCTGGAAGGTCATCCCAATCTTCAAACGATCGCGCCGCTGCGCATCGGGCAGAATGTCAAGGAAGTGCTCGAAGCCGATCTTGCCGGTGAGTATGACGCCCGCACATCCTATATAAAATCACGCGAGATATGCCGCGAAGAGGGCGATTATGTCACCATGGCCATCTTCGAGGAATTAACGGCCGACGAAGAAGGCCATATTGATTTTCTTGAGACACAGCTCGAATTGCTCAATACGATCGGCGAAGAAAAATATGGTCTGCTCAACGCGGGTTCTGCGGACGAAGCCGATTAG
- a CDS encoding YciI family protein, with translation MPKWADYVKESRERGSLAAEYFIVRSRPSAPPEKLKEVLPRHLDYQLKLQDAHKLVFAGPLSDESLEEMLGEGMMVYRATSEKEARALADADPMHAEGARSYTMRRWLINEGHIPNALRPLLDR, from the coding sequence ATGCCGAAATGGGCTGATTACGTGAAAGAATCCCGGGAGCGCGGATCGCTGGCGGCGGAGTATTTCATTGTGCGCAGCCGACCTTCGGCACCGCCTGAAAAGCTCAAGGAGGTCCTGCCGCGCCATCTGGATTACCAGTTGAAACTTCAGGACGCGCACAAACTGGTCTTTGCCGGCCCGCTATCGGATGAGAGCCTGGAAGAGATGCTCGGCGAAGGCATGATGGTCTATCGCGCCACGTCGGAAAAGGAGGCCCGCGCCCTTGCCGACGCCGACCCAATGCATGCTGAAGGCGCGCGCAGCTACACGATGCGCCGCTGGCTAATCAATGAAGGCCACATCCCGAACGCACTTCGGCCGTTGCTTGACCGGTAG
- a CDS encoding fumarylacetoacetate hydrolase family protein — protein sequence MRLMVARDGQGTALYFVEGEEAYRLTGQAGFNATDLSGAICAPVEKINQIVTAAKQAAPQPVESLIPALPFNQFGKILCLGLNYVDHVKEGGYEIPTYPAMFIRFPASMIPAGAPMIKPDCSDRLDYEVELMIVIGKGGRHISEEDALSHVFGYTVFNDGSVRDYQRKTHQWTPGKNFDATGAVGPVVVTADKLPPGAAGLNIVSRLNGNVMQSANTADMMWSVAKTIATVSEFTTLEPGDLIATGTPPGVGHARTPPVFLVPGDTVEVEIENICTCVNPIVSEGDAAGKEAAA from the coding sequence ATGCGTTTGATGGTGGCCCGGGACGGGCAGGGAACAGCCCTTTATTTTGTCGAGGGTGAAGAAGCCTACCGCCTGACCGGTCAGGCCGGCTTCAATGCGACGGATCTTTCAGGCGCCATCTGCGCACCGGTTGAGAAAATTAATCAAATCGTGACGGCCGCGAAACAGGCCGCGCCCCAGCCGGTCGAATCGCTCATTCCGGCTCTTCCGTTCAATCAATTCGGCAAAATACTGTGTCTCGGGCTGAACTATGTCGACCACGTCAAGGAAGGCGGCTACGAAATCCCGACTTACCCGGCCATGTTCATACGCTTTCCCGCTTCCATGATCCCCGCGGGCGCGCCGATGATCAAGCCGGACTGCTCCGATCGCCTCGACTACGAGGTCGAGCTGATGATCGTCATCGGGAAAGGCGGCCGGCATATCAGCGAGGAGGACGCACTCTCGCACGTCTTTGGCTACACGGTTTTCAATGACGGGTCCGTGCGGGACTACCAGCGTAAGACGCATCAGTGGACACCCGGAAAGAATTTTGACGCCACCGGCGCCGTCGGTCCGGTTGTTGTCACTGCCGACAAGCTTCCGCCAGGCGCTGCCGGCCTCAACATTGTGTCGCGGCTTAACGGCAATGTCATGCAGAGCGCGAACACCGCAGACATGATGTGGTCGGTTGCAAAGACGATCGCCACGGTTTCTGAATTCACGACCCTTGAACCTGGCGATCTCATCGCGACGGGGACGCCGCCCGGTGTCGGTCATGCGCGCACGCCGCCTGTCTTCCTGGTCCCCGGCGACACGGTCGAAGTGGAGATTGAAAACATTTGCACCTGCGTCAATCCCATCGTCAGTGAGGGCGATGCTGCCGGAAAAGAGGCTGCTGCATGA
- a CDS encoding GntR family transcriptional regulator, translating into MTNGKQKLYRDLKQRILTLELEPGADLDETQLSKEYGISRTPLRDVFRDLAGEGYLSLESNRGASVSPLSHTTLRDFFLAAPMIYAATARLAARNATADQIVELTDSASRFDEAIEAASTTQLAIHNNRFHQLIGLMADNAFLLPSHNRLLIDHARISQTFYRAEDPTLKKPLADAGRQHADMIEAIRQRDEDRSEQLVYEHWALSREFIQRSLTPASLNIGL; encoded by the coding sequence TTGACGAACGGAAAACAAAAACTCTATCGCGATCTGAAGCAGCGAATTCTGACGCTGGAACTGGAGCCGGGTGCGGATCTCGACGAAACTCAGCTCAGCAAGGAATACGGCATCTCGCGCACGCCACTTCGAGATGTTTTTCGCGACCTTGCAGGCGAGGGTTATCTATCTCTTGAGAGCAATCGTGGAGCGAGTGTTTCGCCGCTTTCTCACACAACGCTACGCGACTTTTTCCTCGCCGCACCGATGATCTATGCGGCAACGGCCCGACTTGCCGCGCGCAATGCAACGGCAGACCAGATCGTCGAGCTCACCGACAGCGCCAGTCGTTTTGATGAGGCAATCGAAGCCGCCTCGACAACGCAACTCGCGATCCATAACAACCGTTTCCACCAGCTGATCGGTCTGATGGCCGATAACGCGTTCCTGCTGCCAAGCCACAACCGTCTGCTCATCGATCACGCGCGCATATCGCAGACTTTCTACAGGGCCGAAGACCCGACGCTGAAGAAACCATTGGCGGACGCCGGTCGCCAACATGCCGACATGATCGAAGCCATCCGGCAACGTGACGAAGACCGGTCGGAACAACTCGTATACGAGCACTGGGCACTTTCTCGGGAGTTCATTCAGCGCTCATTGACACCGGCAAGCCTCAACATCGGGCTCTAG
- a CDS encoding glycosyltransferase family 25 protein, whose translation MRTTRNLGFDVVRIAAVDGMTLPVGEIEHNRRKRRRPELPISRADIGCFLSHRETWRRIAEGQDRWAFIAEDDIHFAHGAERFFSSDEWIPDDADVVKAETFFRPVRCTIWNNPRAFRHSLKVLLSTHWGAGGYFINRECAKNLLKWTEDVYDLPDNILFDERLEFFSRLHVYQIDPAICAQDNMIISTNQVGLGSVRIEANIEEGVEERRTGTQRQRSHLGELTRVIARPFEHFWRHKKLLLAGQWVKTISFGNQRAN comes from the coding sequence ATGCGTACAACCCGGAATCTCGGTTTTGATGTTGTCCGCATTGCCGCTGTCGATGGGATGACCCTCCCGGTCGGGGAAATAGAACACAACAGACGCAAGCGTCGCAGGCCCGAGTTGCCAATCAGCCGGGCGGACATTGGATGTTTCCTCAGCCACCGCGAAACGTGGCGCAGGATTGCTGAGGGACAAGATCGCTGGGCTTTCATTGCGGAAGATGACATCCATTTTGCCCACGGAGCGGAGCGCTTTTTTTCCTCGGATGAGTGGATTCCAGACGATGCCGATGTCGTCAAAGCGGAGACTTTCTTCCGTCCGGTGCGTTGTACCATATGGAACAATCCGCGTGCCTTTCGCCACTCCCTGAAGGTCCTTCTGTCCACACATTGGGGTGCGGGCGGTTACTTCATCAATCGAGAATGTGCCAAAAACCTGCTGAAATGGACCGAGGACGTCTACGATCTGCCGGATAACATCCTCTTTGACGAAAGGCTGGAGTTTTTCTCCCGTTTGCATGTCTACCAGATCGATCCGGCCATCTGCGCTCAGGACAATATGATTATCAGCACCAACCAAGTTGGTCTTGGCAGTGTACGGATTGAAGCTAATATTGAGGAAGGTGTCGAGGAACGCCGCACGGGCACTCAAAGGCAACGCTCACATCTGGGGGAGCTGACGCGCGTAATTGCCCGGCCCTTCGAACACTTTTGGCGTCACAAAAAACTCTTACTGGCGGGACAATGGGTCAAGACCATTTCCTTCGGCAACCAGCGAGCCAACTGA